A window of Hydrogenimonas thermophila genomic DNA:
TTCATCTTTAGCTGCAATATGACGTTCTTTTATTCCAGTACGTTTTGTGATCCACTCATCAGTGGTATCAACCATAGCTTCAAAATCCTGATTAGTCAAGACCTTCTTTGGGACATATGCACCAATTGATTTTAATGCAGCATACATAACTTATTTACCTTTTAATCGTTCAATGCCTCAAGACGTGCACGTATTGCTTCATTTACATCTGATTCTACAAATCTAATTGCTTGAAACATTGCGTTTTTAATAGCTTTAGGATTACTTTTACCATGACTAATGATAGTACACGCTTTTACACCTAATAGCGGTGCACCACCATACTCTGCATAGTCTGTCTGTTTTTTTAGTTTTCTAAAGACACGCTTCATTAGTAATGCACCGGCAATCGCTACTGGAGAGTGTTTAATCTCAGATTTAAGATATTGGCTTATTGTATCAGCTACACCTTCACTTGTTTTAAGGAGTACATTTCCGACAAATCCGTCACATACAACAACATCAACTGATCCATTAAAGATATCTCCACCTTCAACATTTCCTACAAAACTGTCAAGCTGACTTATAAGGTTATATGCTGCTTTAGTTACTTCATTGCCTTTTGTAGCCTCTTCTCCATTTGAAAGAAGACCAACTTTAGCTTTTGCACAACCAAGTACTTTATTGGCATATGCCTCACCCATAACAGCAAATTGAAAAAGGTTTTCAGCATCACAATCTATATTTGCACCAACATCAAGGACTATTGTCTGTTTTCCCTTTTGGGAAGTTGGCATAAAAGTTGCTATTGCAGGACGGGAGATACCTTTAATACGACCAATACGCAGTGTAGCTAAACTCATTGTTGCACCACTGTGTCCAGCAGAAACCACAGCATCAGCTTTACCTTGGCGAACCAAGTCTACTGCAACATATATAGATGAGTCTCTTCGCTTTAATGCATCAGTTGCATGTTCATCCATTGCAATTACATCTGTACAATGGACTATCTCAACCTTATTTCTATATTTTTTAGGGATGAGAGGTGCTATTTTGGATTCGTCACCTACTAATATTGGAAGAAATTTTTTCTGTTTAAGGGCAAAAATAGCCCCTTCTACAATTGGATAGTGACCAAAGTCACCACCCATTGCATCAATAGCTATGCGGACCATTTAGGCTTTATATTCACCTGTGAACTTGTTCATACGATGTGGCATTCTCCAAGTGCCATCTTGATCTTTTACAGGTCTAGCAAGAGTCAATTTGTAATGAGTTCTGCGTTTTGCTGCTCTTGTTTTACTGTTACGTCTCTTTGGTACTGCCATAATATTTCTCCTTAATGTTTAATACTCTATTTCAAATTCATCTATATCTTTACACTTTTCACATAGATGATATTCACTTTGAATTGAAGCTATTTCACTTTTACATATCATATCAAAGTCAACAATTCCGTCTAAGCATTCTATCACATCAAGGCAATCTGTCACCTTAAGTGGCTGATCGATTACCTCAATATGAAAAGGCTCCTCTATATCTTCAAAGAATTGCTCTCCACATCTATCACATGAAAGAGAAATATTTCCTTGAATTTTACCTTCTATTTCTGCCTTATGCTTTCCACTGCGCCAAAAATATCCACTACAACTTATTTCATCAACTTTTATGTCAAATCGATTTTCTGTTTCACGGATTTTACGCAGTAAAATTTGCATCGTATAACTTAAACAATCTCTCTTTTTGCAAAGAAAAATGCAATTTCTATTTTTGCATTCTCTAAACTGTCACTTCCATGAACAGCATTTGCATCAATGCTTTCTGCAAAATCTGCACGAATAGTTCCAGGAGCTGCCTCTTTAGGGTTAGTAGCACCCATTAGTTCACGGTTTTTAGCAACAGCATTTTCACCTTCAAGAACCATAACAACTACAGGACCACTTGTCATGAATTCTACAAGCTCTCCAAAGAAAGGGCGCTCTTTATGAACTGCATAAAACTCTGCAGCATCTTGCTCGCTCAATTGAACTTTCTTCATAGCAGCAATCCGAAGACCATTGCTCTCAAAACGATCAATGATTTTACCAATAACTCCCTTTTTTACAGCATCAGGTTTAATAATAGAAAGCGTTTGCTCCATTAGAATCTCTCCAATATAATTAAAATGGGTGCAATTATACAGAAATGTTGTTTAAGATATTTTAAAAGAAGGAAGTAATTTGAAGTTAGAGAGGAGCATAAGCTCCTCTTTTTGTAATTTGAGTAAGATTACTCTACAACAGGTTGATGCTCTGATCGAGCTTCTGCTGAGATATCATCACGGCATGTTGTGCCGTCAACACATGCATCCCATACGATACATCCTTCTGTTGGACAAGCAGTTGCACATGCAGGCTCATCATGATATCCTACACACTCAACACATTTATCAGGATATACGTAGTAAATCTCTTCTCCTGTTGGATTATCCTCGTCATCTACGATTGCTTCTACTGGACACTCATCGATGCAAGCACCACAGTTAATACAAGTATCAGTTATCAATACAGCCATTTCAAACTCCTTTTTAAAATTTAATCATCCGTACTATATCACAACATTTTTAAAAAATATTTAAATAGTATGCTTACAATCCAAGAGAGCTTCGAATTGCTTCAACTTTATCCGTTTTTTCCCACGTAAACTCAGGAAGTTCTCGTCCAAAGTGTCCATATGCTGCAGTTTTACGATAAATTGGTCTTAACAAATCCAATGTATCGATAATTCCTTTTGGAGTTAAGTCAAAAACTTCCATAATCATCTTTTCAATCTCTTCTTCTGGAACTTTACCTGTTCCGTGCGTATCAACCATAATGGAAACTGGTTCAACAACTCCAATTGCATATGCTATTTGAATAGTTGCCTTGTCGCAAACACCAGCTGCAACAAGGTTTTTAGCTACATATCTAGCAGCATATGCTCCACTTCTATCAACTTTTGTCGGGTCTTTTCCACTGAATGCTCCACCACCATGAGGACAGCTTCCACCATAAGTGTCAACAATAATTTTTCGACCTGTTAAACCGGCATCACCTTGTGGACCGCCAATTACAAATCTTCCAGTTGGATTGATGTGATAAATGATGTTATCATCTATCAACTCTTCTGGAATAACTTTATATATAAGCTCTTCAATAATAGCATTTTTAAGTTTCTCTTGTGAAACATCAGGATCATGCTGCGTAGAAACTACAATTGTTTTAACTTTATGAGGCTTTCCATCAATATACTCTACTGTCACCTGTGCTTTTCCATCTGGTCTTAAAAATGGAAGTGTTCCATCTTTTCTTGCTTTAGCTAAACCTTCTGTTAAGCGATGTGCCAGATAGATTGGCAAAGGCATCAATGTTGGTGTCTCTTTACATGCATAACCAAACATTAAACCTTGATCACCAGCTCCGATATCGCCACTGCTTTGATCAACTCCTTGGTTAATGTCAGGTGATTGTTCTCCTATTCCATTTAATACACCTGCAGATCGATAGTCAAAACCATAAAGCGCATCAGTATATCCGATTTCACGCACAACTTCTCTGGCAATATCTTGCATTGGTGCATATGTTGTTGTTTTAAGCTCTCCTGCAATTACACAAAAACCATTTGAAAGCAGAGTTTCACATGCAACTCGGGCATTTGGATCACGTTCTATTATGTAATCAAGAATTGCATCACTGATTTGATCAGCCATTTTATCTGGATGACCCTCTGTTACTGATTCAGAAGTAAATAAAAATTTTTTTGGCACCTTTAAATCCTTTAACTACAGTTAAATCTGTTTTATTATCGAATGGATTATATCGTAATATGTGTAAAATATTAATCTATTTTCATAATATAGCTTTGACACAATAGTGTGTTATAATTTTTAATGTAAAAAATATTAATTAAGGAGAGCTCAATGCTTGTTACAAAAAAGGCACCTGATTTTACTGCTAGTGCAGTACTTGGTAATAATGAAATTGTAGAAAATTTCAATCTATATGAAAACTTTGGTGAAAAGGGAACTGTTCTATTTTTCTATCCACTAGACTTCACATTTGTATGTCCTTCTGAGATTATTGCATTCGATCACAGACTTGATGAGTTCACAAGCCGTGGAATCAATGTAATTGGATGTTCTGTAGATTCACACTTTACACATCTTGCTTGGAAAAACACTCCTGTAAGTGAAGGTGGTATTGGACAAGTACGATATCCTTTGGTTGCAGACCTTACTAAGCAAAT
This region includes:
- a CDS encoding peroxiredoxin: MLVTKKAPDFTASAVLGNNEIVENFNLYENFGEKGTVLFFYPLDFTFVCPSEIIAFDHRLDEFTSRGINVIGCSVDSHFTHLAWKNTPVSEGGIGQVRYPLVADLTKQIAADYDVLLDGGVALRGSFLIDTDGTIRHAVINDLPLGRNIDEMLRMIDAMHFTNEYGEVCPAGWNKGQEGMKADPKGVAEYLAKHAEEL
- the plsX gene encoding phosphate acyltransferase PlsX, which gives rise to MVRIAIDAMGGDFGHYPIVEGAIFALKQKKFLPILVGDESKIAPLIPKKYRNKVEIVHCTDVIAMDEHATDALKRRDSSIYVAVDLVRQGKADAVVSAGHSGATMSLATLRIGRIKGISRPAIATFMPTSQKGKQTIVLDVGANIDCDAENLFQFAVMGEAYANKVLGCAKAKVGLLSNGEEATKGNEVTKAAYNLISQLDSFVGNVEGGDIFNGSVDVVVCDGFVGNVLLKTSEGVADTISQYLKSEIKHSPVAIAGALLMKRVFRKLKKQTDYAEYGGAPLLGVKACTIISHGKSNPKAIKNAMFQAIRFVESDVNEAIRARLEALND
- the rpmF gene encoding 50S ribosomal protein L32, with protein sequence MAVPKRRNSKTRAAKRRTHYKLTLARPVKDQDGTWRMPHRMNKFTGEYKA
- the metK gene encoding methionine adenosyltransferase, which encodes MPKKFLFTSESVTEGHPDKMADQISDAILDYIIERDPNARVACETLLSNGFCVIAGELKTTTYAPMQDIAREVVREIGYTDALYGFDYRSAGVLNGIGEQSPDINQGVDQSSGDIGAGDQGLMFGYACKETPTLMPLPIYLAHRLTEGLAKARKDGTLPFLRPDGKAQVTVEYIDGKPHKVKTIVVSTQHDPDVSQEKLKNAIIEELIYKVIPEELIDDNIIYHINPTGRFVIGGPQGDAGLTGRKIIVDTYGGSCPHGGGAFSGKDPTKVDRSGAYAARYVAKNLVAAGVCDKATIQIAYAIGVVEPVSIMVDTHGTGKVPEEEIEKMIMEVFDLTPKGIIDTLDLLRPIYRKTAAYGHFGRELPEFTWEKTDKVEAIRSSLGL
- a CDS encoding 4Fe-4S dicluster domain-containing protein, whose product is MAVLITDTCINCGACIDECPVEAIVDDEDNPTGEEIYYVYPDKCVECVGYHDEPACATACPTEGCIVWDACVDGTTCRDDISAEARSEHQPVVE
- the ndk gene encoding nucleoside-diphosphate kinase; translation: MEQTLSIIKPDAVKKGVIGKIIDRFESNGLRIAAMKKVQLSEQDAAEFYAVHKERPFFGELVEFMTSGPVVVMVLEGENAVAKNRELMGATNPKEAAPGTIRADFAESIDANAVHGSDSLENAKIEIAFFFAKREIV